Proteins co-encoded in one Pseudomonadota bacterium genomic window:
- a CDS encoding GTP-binding protein yields the protein MARGKFERTKPHANVGTIGHVDHGKTTLTAAI from the coding sequence ATGGCAAGAGGTAAATTTGAAAGGACCAAGCCCCACGCAAATGTGGGCACAATTGGTCACGTTGACCACGGTAAGACGACGCTTACGGCTGCGATTA